In the Parashewanella tropica genome, TGCGATTGGAATGCGCTTTGACGATAGAGTGACGGGTGATTTAAGTCGTTACGCTAAACAAGCCAATATTGTTCATTTTGAAATTGACCCGTCTGAGGTGTGTAAAAATGTTCATGCCGATTATCCCGTTCTCGCCGACGTTAAAGAATCCTTGCAAGCTTTGCTGCCTTTAATCAATGAAAATGATCATTCAGCATGGCTTCAACAATTTCAGCAATTAAGAGCTATAGAACATCAAGAAGTGATCCAACATCAGTTAGCCCCCTCTAAAGAAGGGTTAACCATGGGGGAAGTGGTTGACTGTATAAACAAAGCCACTCATAACGATGCCATTGTTGTATCCGATGTAGGACAACATCAAATGATCGCGGCTCGGTATTCTAAGTTTGTCCAAACTCGCTCGAAAGTAGATTCAGGTGGGTTAGGAACCATGGGCTTTGCCCTACCCGCCGCTATTGGTGCCAAAATGGGTGTACCCGACCGTGAGGTCGTTGCCATTATTGGTGACGGAGCATATCAAATGACCATTCAAGAGTTAGGCACCATTATGCAGACTCAGGCTGCTGTAAAAATCGTGGTACTTAATAATGAGTTTTTGGGCATGGTTCGCCAATGGCAAGAGTTATTTTTTGACAAACGCTATGCCTCTACCGAAATGGCGAATCCAAACTTTGTCAAAATTGCTGAAGGTTATGGCATTCCAGCTAAAAGTATCTGTAAAAGAGAAGAATTGGATGCGGCCATCGACGAAATGATTGCTTGCGAAACATCATACTTCCTTGAAGTTATGGTAGAAAAAGAAGGCAATGTATTTCCTATGCTGCCTACAGGCGCTTCAGTTTCAGATGTTCGTTTATCTTAAGGAAGTAATGAGTTATGGAACAACAGCACATATATACCTTCTCCGTATATACCGAAAATAACCTCGGATTACTGAATAGGATTTCTCAGATATTTTTAAAGCGCCATATCAATATTGAAAGCCTTAATGTATCTGAATCAGAAATCGAAAACGTACATCGTTTTACCATAGTGGTTGAAATAACGGAGGCGCAGGCGATTAAGGTCGTAAAGCAAATTGACAAGCAAATCGAAGTCATCAAAGCCTTTTTCCATCGTGAAGATGAAACAATATATCGAGAAACTGCACTCTACAAAATGCCGATAAGCTGCCTTTATGATGGTGGCAAAGTGCAAGAACTGATTGCAGAAACTTACGCCAATATTGTTACTGTTTCAAAAGATTATTTTGTGATTGAAAAAAC is a window encoding:
- the ilvN gene encoding acetolactate synthase small subunit gives rise to the protein MEQQHIYTFSVYTENNLGLLNRISQIFLKRHINIESLNVSESEIENVHRFTIVVEITEAQAIKVVKQIDKQIEVIKAFFHREDETIYRETALYKMPISCLYDGGKVQELIAETYANIVTVSKDYFVIEKTGKKAETDRLYNELRTLGLMQFLRSGRISVTKEVMNISSELTQLVS